A DNA window from Heterodontus francisci isolate sHetFra1 chromosome 49, sHetFra1.hap1, whole genome shotgun sequence contains the following coding sequences:
- the sypa gene encoding synaptophysin a — protein MELVNQIVASGSFRVAKEPLGFIKLLEWIFAIFAFATCGSYSGEFHLSVECVNRSESDLNIKVQFEYPFRLHQMYFDAPTCRNDWTERYFLTGDYSSSAEFFVTIAVFAFLYSAAATVVYIFFQPKYRENNKGPMIDFVVTVVFAFLWLVSSSAWAKGLADVKTATDPDEIIELIGACKEKENSCRALHDPIMSGLNTSVVFGFLNLILWGGNTWFVFKETGWTAPFGKQPAPAEEKAPAGVDPYVHGQAYNQELHYEQEGYGQQGGYQPDYNQQTYPQQGDYGQPVPTSFSNQM, from the exons ATTTTTGCCATCTTTGCGTTTGCAACTTGCGGCAGCTATTCCGGAGAGTTCCATCTCAGCGTGGAGTGCGTCAACAGGAGTGAGAGTGACCTCAACATTAAGGTGCAATTTGAATATCCGTTCAG GCTGCATCAGATGTACTTCGACGCGCCCACCTGCCGGAACGACTGGACCGAGCGCTACTTCCTGACTGGTGACTACTCCTCATCGGCCGAATTCTTTGTCACCATTGCTGTCTTTGCGTTCCTCTACTCTGCGGCGGCCACCGTCGTCTACATCTTCTTTCAGCCCAAGTACCGGGAAAACAACAAGGGCCCCATGATC gactTTGTGGTGACGGTAGTTTTTGCATTCCTATGGTTGGTCAGCTCCTCCGCCTGGGCCAAGGGGCTGGCTGATGTTAAGACTGCTACGGACCCAGACGAGATCATCGAGCTGATCGGAGCCTGCAAGGAGAAGGAGAACTCGTGCCGGGCTCTACACGATCCCATCATGTCCGGCCTGAACACGTCCGTG GTCTTCGGGTTCCTGAACCTCATCCTGTGGGGCGGCAACACCTGGTTCGTCTTCAAGGAGACTGGCTGGACTGCACCTTTCGGCAAGCAGCCCGCACCCGCCGAGGAGAAGGCCCCCGCTGGGGTGGACCCCTATGTCCACGGTCAGGCCTACAACCAGGAGCTACACTATGAGCAAGAGGGCTACGGCCAACAAGGCGGGTACCAGCCAGACTACAACCAGCAGACCTACCCCCAGCAGGGCGACTACGGGCAGCCTGTACCCACTTCATTCTCCAATCAGATGTAA